In the genome of Lactuca sativa cultivar Salinas chromosome 3, Lsat_Salinas_v11, whole genome shotgun sequence, the window ATGGAAGCAACACATGGGTTGCATGATGATGCTTGGATGGAGTTCTTGGCTGCCTAAATACACATGAATGAAAGCTTGGTGGCGCAAAGGACGCATATGAAATGGATTGAAATTTTCTTATGAAATGACATATTTGCGCGGGTACCCTCACAAACTTTGCGCGGCTGGGAGGCAGCCGCGTGCACACATCAGAATACATCCCATGTTGGGGTAATTTGGAACTCGGAATCTGCGTGGCTAGGGGTTCGGTCGCGCAAGGTTTGCGTGGGTGGCAATTGGCCGCGCAAACATTTGCGCGGGTGAGGAACCGGCCGCGCGCAACAATCAGATTGCATCCCATGTGGGGGTAATTTAGAATTCGGAATCTGCGCGGCTGGGGGTCGATCGCGCAGTTGCTGCGTGGGTACTTGCGCAAAGTGCAAATTTTTGGCATTTTTCAAACTTCACCAAGATCATTTCTAGACTTCAATATGTTTATTTTGAAGCCAACGTCAAGCTTAGAATCACCCAAAACTTTAAGCggatattatttatttacaaTGCATTTGTTTAACGTCTTTGCCAAGACATAGCTCCGCTTCCGTCAGCCTTTGTAATTCGGATTTTCCAATTTTATGTCGTCAAATTCTCCTGTGTCAAAGCCTTCATAAAATGGTTTCAAGTGATGCCCATTCActttgaatatttgatttgtttccAAACTTTTAATTTCAACCGCACCGTGATCAAACACTTTTATAACAATAAAAGGTCCGTGCCATCGAGATCGCAACTTTCCCAGGAATAACTTTAAGCGTGAATGATAAAGGAGAACTTTTTGACCCGGAATAAAGTGTTTTTGGGTTATATCCTTGTCATGATATGCCTTTTTCTTCTCTTTGCAccttttaaaccttttaatcatcTTCTTGTTGACCACTTCCATCATTGGAGGATCCAatcttctttgagttttcctcTTAGGATTACAATCATCTTCCATGAGTATCTTGTTTGTGCATACATTAGGGATTATCTTgtttattggctcaatcacaTCAACCCGATACAATGGAGAAATGTTGCTAGGGTACCTCATTCCTTCAAAGATGTTAAGGTGAATGGTTTCTCCATCAAACTCCATAGTTATCTTTCCTTTATGGACATCAATGATTGTGTGAGCGGTATGCATAAAAGGTCTTCCAAGGAGGATCATAGATGATTTGGAAGGAGtcttctcttcaagatcaatcacATAAAAATCCGCCGGAAAAAACAAGTTAATTAACTTGTACTAACACATCCTCCAACACTCCCCTTGGAGATACCCTTGACTTGTTTGCTAATTGAATGAGTACTCCGGTTTCTTCCAAAGGTCCAACATTGAGTGATTAAAAACCTGAATATGGCATCACATTGATCGAGGCTCCAAGATCTAACATGGCACTTTCGACATGCAAATCACCAATGGTACAAGGGATAACAAATATTCCCAGATGCTTGCATTTGGGAGGTAACTTCTTTTGGATAACTGTAGACACATTTGCATTGACTTGAATCTTTTCATTTGCCTTGAATTTCCTCTTCTTGATGCATAAATCCTTGAGAAATTCTGCATAACTTGGAATTTGCTTAATAGCATTCAATAGTTGAATGTTGATTTGGACCTTGCGGAAAGTTTCAAATAATTCATTTTCTTCTTCTATCTTCTTGGAAAAGGCTAACCGGGAAGGGAAGGGTGGTGGTATGACCAATGGTTTGATGGGTTTGTTGGAAGAGTCAGGTTGATCAACGTTTGGCACAACCGGTTCCTTTGGAGTAGCTTCAACCTTCGAAGGCTCAACAACAATAACCtcattttcttcttctcttgaaactcttttaggGTTGCTTTCTCCAAGTGTTTTTCCACTTCTCAAAGTTATTGCACTTACATTGGGGTTCTTCTCGGTTTGAGATGGAAGTCTACCCCTTTGTTCTATCTTGTTGAGAGCGGTTGCCAAGTCTCCAATTTGTGCTTAAATGTTGGAGAAAGTATTATTGGTTTCTTATTGAAATTGGGTTTGGCTTTGAGCAAGAGAAGTGACAAGTTCTTGAACACTCATTTGATAGGTACCATTTGATTTGCCTTGTTGTGGAGGTTGTTGGTAATTTGGAGGGTTATAAGAATTTTTTGGATATGGAGGTTTTTTGGATTGGTATTGTGGATGTTGGGGTCTCATCAAAAGATTTGGTGGATTTTGCTTTGGTGGATAAGGGATGTTTTGGTTATTCCTCCAATTTGGGTTGAAAttattttgaaatcccatgggtCTTGGTTGACTTTGATATccgcccattgcattcacatcttCCGGTTCACTTCCAAGTGTAGGACACTTATTTGTATGATGGCCCGCCATTgcacaaataccacataccattaattgttgaccacttcccaccaccatttgactTAACACATTAGTCAAATCCAAGAGCTTTGATTCCAAGTGTTGAGTGTTGCTAACTTCACCAACTACTAGTGTAGAATTTCTCTTTAAGTCATTTCGAGTCCCAAAATTCCTTTGATTTTGATAAATGGTACCAAAAAGTAATCGGATCTCGTGAGGGGTTTTGTTGAAgatgtcaccaccacttgaagcatcaatcatcctccgatctttttcattcataccctcgtaaaattgttgaagaagtaGTTGTTCGGGTACATTGTGTTGAGGACAACTTGTACACAAATTATTGAAgcgctcccaaaaatcatgaaatgttTCATTTTCCCCTTGACGAATCCCCAAAATGTTACTTCTTTGACTTGAAATGCGGGAGGTGGGATAGAATTTGCTATTGAAGGCCTTGAGTAACTCTTCCCATGTGTGAATTGATTCCAGTGGTAAGTTGAATAACCACTCTCTAGCTTTGTCTTCCAAGGTGAGCGGGAAGGCGGTTagcttgaaatcatccaatgtcaCATTCTCGGGCAACATGCTACCACATCTCATATGAAAGGACTTTAAATGCTTTTGAGGATCTTCTCTATCCAACCCATGGAATTTGGTTAGTTGATGGatgaaacttgacttcaattcaatCCCTCGGCGGTTTGCGGATAAACAATAGCAAGAGGTGTGTGAGTAACATTTGTTTCCATCATTTGTCTATGTGTCAACTCTTGAGGGGGATTGGGTGGATTGGGGTTATTGAGATATTGTTGCAAGTAATTGGGTGGTTGATGATAAGGTGGGTAAGGGTATTGGTTGTGATTGTAAATTGGTGGTGGATAAGCTTGGTAATTGGGATATTGGTTGTAGGGGGGTTGTTGTTGTGGGTACATTTGGTTTTGGTACATTTGAGGGggttggtaattgggttgatttgggtaatgtacttgttgttgaacttgaaaagcattgttttgaggttggttgttttgttggaagttttggttttgtggttgaTAATTGGGTTGGTTTTGAGGAGGGGCTTGATTCCAAGGTGGCATATCAATGAGAGGTTCTTGTGGTTGTTGTCTTGGTTGATGGGGGTGGGGTATTGGCATCTTCATtgattgggtttgggttgggattgtgaggtggagtgtgattcaTGGCTATGTGGTTTTCAAACGGAATGTCTTCAAAGGAATGACCAACAATTGGAAAACTCGGTTTGGTGTCCGTTTCACTTGAagtatgaacttgatcttctatgttgattagtggagaagaggaagaagcttgAACTAGTTGTTGTTAATTTGCTTGTTTGGCtaactttttcaaccttttttcttctttttcaatttCCGGATTGTAAATAGTTCACCGGTTCTTGTATACATAGGCATaaaaatcaaataacaataaccaatttccccggcaacggcgccaaaacttGATGGGATGTCAAGCCCATCAAGCAAATTTACACCCTTTGATtgctaaataaacgtaatataatggtaaaaagggatATCGaccctcggggaaatggttgtattcaatcaccaatgcaattcaatagaactagtgaaattaaactaattaactacaattaaactaaagggggggggggtgtttgattacttgaaaactaaaatacttgAATAACTAAGAACCTTGCAATTAATcaagttgatgagatgctcaaaggttgagaataattggttaactaaggcaattcaacacaatgaacatttgtgtgtttatcattaggatttaatacaaagcttatccttcatcccaaattggttatagcaatcatgaagcatgatatgccaagattcctcctaggtagtatggaggttggggaagcccacaatacactttcttaattaagatcaagggtcaattgaagcaattaatcccaagaaatcaattagccttaacaatgaaggaatccccaattcctagaggatgtcgaATGCTTACATACCCATAAAGGAGCAATGATTCATAAGATAGaaatgatttctaccatcataaagcctttgttctagataattcaatgatccaatgcaaaatcaatgaaacaaatcaaccattgctcaatcaaatactaagctcatgatcaaagcatcaaataagcataagaattgtaaactagaatcataaacatggaataaattgataatcaacatgAGTCCttaaaaacccacaaacattcattggttttcagccaaagtcaaccaaataagagtattagccaatcatggcaacaaagtaacaagaacaataattaATTTGCATCAAGAATCTACCTAAGACTTGAAAAGATGAAAGAAATTGAGTATTTTGCTCTCTAAATCGCCTCTTGCAGGTCTCCACTGGTGGAAAAATCGTAAATGAGCCTCTAGATCTGATCCCCTAGGTTATTGtgagccaaatgaccaaaatgcccaaactgggcagttgcgcgggtaccTGCGCGGCCAAAATTCTGCCCGCACAAATGCTGCTGGAATGCCATTGGTCGACCATTCCACTACTCCAtccttccactaccaaagattcctttggtccccccccccttgtccatgtaatttgaatccaccaatcatcatttagccaccaaatggatgctccaagcccaaaattagaattttatgatccatcttcacaagcccaaataatccaagtcaataactttcaaagcccaattcttcttctttgattccgCCATGCCCAATAATGCATCAGTAGCCCACTAAGCTCGTCTCCAATCAACCCGCAACCGCAACAAGCACCGAAAAACCTACAAAATATCCCTTGCAACATAACAAGCACCCGGTATGatccataataaagaaaataacgAGTATACAatgcaataataataaaaaaagttctaaaaatcaaaaataaactaataaaataatgaaataaaataagctatcataattcttcgaatgagagatcctactaTAAAACGGTTggaatcaaacaagagctgtgaaatagagcgagacctaaccttctgaaattatttagtcctcgctatatgtaacttaacatattcgttgaCTAGTTAGTTgaagacaactagaactcctaaaagagaaaacaaagaagcattcgagcattgagtaacgaCAATCAAGCATATCTCATTCAGGCTATCCCTGACtaatttgtactagcatgcagttcataaagctgatacacatataacaggcacataaggcatccttgctagatccttattcctaatctagcatgcagttctatttaagttgatacacatataacaggcacataaggcatccttcctagatccttagtcctaatctagcatgcagttctcataaagctgataaatatttgggagtacttacttgagcttggcttattggatgcaccacacccttttctcttttttcaaagttctttttgctttttctaaaattcctttctttttctcaaaatcatttttataaaaaggttttccttttgaaaatttctcTACCAATTCCTtcgtttgagttcagacacacccaaaagtgtgactgaatccctcaaaccaaggctttgatgcCAACTTGAAATATCCCCATCTATACGGTCCAAAAATATCGTTTCATATCATTTAAGAAACCACAAGTATCAAAATTTCATGAATCGTGTATCTCAAAAATCTCATATCATCTATCAATGCATCAAAATCATATGCCAAATATTAGAGAGAACTCTCCCAAGCTAAAAGTTGTGatgtgtgccatgcagtcatcccgagctcttcccattgctagtggaagtacctgaaaccaaaactaaaaactgtaagcacgaagcttagtgattctCCCCAACtaccacatagcatacacatgtcacataaaaatatattaggCCCCACCCCTGATACATCGAGTCAGGGTCAGCATCAGCTTTCTCGGCATTGGGCCCCACCCAACATCGAACCATATTAGGCATCGGGCCCCGTCCGTCATCGAGCCTCGCCTGTCATcgagcctcgcccgacatcgagcaCATCTTGGAATAAATCTGAACACAATCAAGTAATACacataacctaagcatatatcaTTAACatttaaacattcctcgggccccacCCAGAATTGAACTGTAGTCCGGAAacatactaacattcctcggaactgccccgacatcggaccgaagtccggaaacatacaaGTACAAATGCATGCAAACGTTCCTCGGGACCGCCCCGACATCGGATCAAAATAAAGAAgcacatataaacctacatcgggcctCGCCTGATATCATACCgtagtccggaactactactaactaaacgggtcggccaTGGTACCTTAGTCCCGTTCCTACTAGTGTAAACTCACCTCGTGTACTAGCTACGAAATCTCGTGGGAAGAATCTCCGAcagctgctccaacgactccctaGCTATCAATTTCAcaataacacttaatcaaaatctgataatccttcttagggtaaaatgaccattttacccctagtcaaagtcaacgtcatGGTCAACTCCCAGtggactcaactcgtcgagttaccttctaactcgacgagttcctataCTACTCAGACTCGTGaccaaccgagtcaactcatcgagtcccttgatagactcatcgagttctaccTGGCATAGAATCGAGacaacccgactcaactcgtcgagtccctttctaGACTCACTGAGTTCCCTTGTTTGTTTGGgttatcttaatggattaagcccatACACTTTAGATCCAAGCTTCACAATTTAGAAAAACCCTTGCAATGCCCTTTTAAAGGTAATGTCTCTAACTTTACCCATTAGTACCTCTTCTTAAAGGATTTAGCTCAAAcctgtaacatcccgagattcaggtgcatttctttcatccttattctttatcgaattgtcatgtttagtccttgagtggaggacATGTAGCaagtgagtatgttgggcgtaccagaggagtacgctgcgcgtactcacacGCTTAATTTGGATgtggagtcgccaaggtacgttgggcgtacctagagttacacCGGGCGTACCCGTcccaggtgcaaaaccctaatcctccatgtGCACTATTTAAaaggtgttatggctcattccttagcctccatattagtgagtgaaaccctaaaagagagccccatcaTTCTTAGAGTGAGAGAGTGTTGCTTTTGAGCTTGTTAGTGCTTTAGTGGCTTAGTGAAGAAGGAGGAAAGGAgatcttggaggctaaagcttgaggtgccattttggatcggAGATCTATAGAGGAAAGAGctactcttggaggtataaagttcaaaactttcctcttcttttggttgctattgtatgtgtcctttttagggctaaaaaccccaaaggtggagactttatgagtgtaaagtgctccatggtccaagatctgtcccttttcagtgttattagtgatgtagagccataaagttcccatcttggatgttactttggagtcatgcatgtgttttaatccttctagagttgaaggttggatcattttaggagttagtgacttgttcatccatgcaaaggcttaaagtcatcaactttatggattaaggggcttagaaggggtcagatctaaaatatggacgtaggtcttaactgtttaagacctcaagagcaaaaCGGCTGAAGTAGGGAAGTACGCCGGACGTAAttcctagtacgcgccgcgtactgggtggcgctcCCTGATTCTGaggtgcagccgggtacgctcagcgtatacatctggtacgcccaacataacccggagagttgacttttggttgacttttacggtatggtctattgtggggcctttgagctatgggaggggtaaaatggtcttttccccttctgagagtgtcataagagaacatagtctagcctttggagttatattaaatagagtattattttcatatgattaggcgaaggctaggccagcgtttaccgagtcagagatttaccgagatacccgaggtgagtcttctcactatactttacctagtgtggtagtAGAGTtcagagacagagtattatagagttatatgccagtgtgattgcatgttattatgtgttgtgatttgttgtgatatgtgatatgcatgattcagagttacagagttgggactttcgggtccctagagttagggccagagggcccacagagagttggggctggagggccccactgagacacattgaccagagggtcaacagagttacatcctcgagtggctattatgtgattagtgtggtattttggggaactcactaagtttatgcttacagtgttcagtgttatgtgtttcaggtaccagtgatgaccgcgggaaggcgccggcttgattcgtacacacatatgggattggatgtattttgatcttgggagacatttgtgatttaaaaacatgatgttatCACATTTtgtgaatgaatggttttatttaaaatgtgtttacaaatgtgaaaaattgttttaatttttacagtGTTACAAAACCCTAATTCCGTAGGA includes:
- the LOC111912953 gene encoding uncharacterized protein LOC111912953, whose protein sequence is MAGHHTNKCPTLGSEPEDVNAMGGYQSQPRPMGFQNNFNPNWRNNQNIPYPPKQNPPNLLMRPQHPQYQSKKPPYPKNSYNPPNYQQPPQQGKSNAQIGDLATALNKIEQRGRLPSQTEKNPNVSAITLRSGKTLGESNPKRVSREEENEVIVVEPSKVEATPKEPVVPNVDQPDSSNKPIKPLVIPPPFPSRLAFSKKIEEENELFETFRKVQINIQLLNAIKQIPSYAEFLKDLCIKKRKFKANEKIQVNANVSTVIQKKLPPKCKHLGIFVIPCTIGDLHVESAMLDLGASINVMPYSGF